In the genome of Oncorhynchus mykiss isolate Arlee chromosome 18, USDA_OmykA_1.1, whole genome shotgun sequence, one region contains:
- the LOC110495512 gene encoding POU domain, class 2, transcription factor 1 isoform X4, whose translation MADGGVMSQYESSGPDAIINLSVSSKSTMENGDMVKGVLTNGRDSQKQTVMSLTNAQSQALLQQLTLSPAQQQLFLQQAQAQLLAAAVQQHSASQAQNSSTTGAAISASAATPITTQLPLSQPIHITPLQQQGLQQFVLVQPGHSMATQLQPQFFISQTPQGQPNLLQAQNLLTQLPQSQANLLQTPTITIAPQPAAPTRTVTATPGQLLIHSQTPPPKGLGTPTLEDANDLEELEIFSKAFKQRRIRLGFTQGDVGLAMGKLYGNDFSQTTISRFEALNLSFKNMCKLKPLLEKWLNDAENVSSESSPSLSPLGSGHGSPSLASDLNSRRRKKRTSIDTNIRVALEKSFLQQNQKPSSDEISLIADQLNMEKEVIRVWFCNRRQKEKRINPPSSSAFQKSIFSSPTTASLVNTVPQTTVTVTPSLPVTSFSLTDRTLVPATGNTASVISSTPTVPSMSLTPSSSVTTMSQPAVTMTQAGQMLYSNGGGLAAMAAAAAGISPGLMPSSQFNTGGALLNLTTAGFGGALATIQGVLSALASSGSFPITTLDGNGNLLFANTSMSGSAPSMVNTPLFLNPQSLSLLGSNPVSFIPASALSLQLTAGTNTITTATTPVNTIVRASKAQ comes from the exons ATGGCTGACGGAGGAGTAATGAGCCAATATGAAAGTTCAGGACCAG ACGCGATAATCAACCTGTCAGTGTCCAGTAAAAGCACCATGGAGAACGGGGACATGGTCAAAG GCGTGCTGACCAATGGCCGGGACTCTCAGAAGCAGACGGTCATGTCCCTCACCAACGCACAGTCACAGGCTCTGCtgcaacag tTGACCTTGTCTCCAGCGCAGCAGCAGCTGTTTCTCCAGCAGGCTCAGGCCCAGCTCCTTGCAGCAGCCGTTCAGCAGCACTCCGCCAGCCAGGCCCAGAACAGCAGCACCACGGGGGCCGCCATCTCTGCCTCCGCAGCCACCCCCAtcaccacccaactaccactGTCCCAGCCTATACACATCACTCCT ctccagcAGCAGGGCCTGCAGCAGTTTGTGTTGGTCCAGCCAGGTCATTCCATGGCCACCCAGCTACAGCCTCAGTTCTTCATCTCCCAGACTCCACAGGGACAGCCCA ATCTTTTGCAAGCCCAAAATCTTCTCACTCAACTACCTCAGAGCCAAGCCAACCTCCTACAGACTCCAACTATCACAATTGCCCCACAG CCGGCCGCTCCCACGCGGACCGTAACTGCCACCCCTGGCCAGCTCCTCATCCACAGCCAGACCCCGCCCCCTAAGGGTCTGGGCACGCCCACTCTGGAGGATGCCAATGATCTGGAGGAGCTGGAGATTTTCTCCAAGGCCTTCAAACAGAGGAGGATCAGACTGGGCTTTACACAG ggTGACGTGGGGCTGGCCATGGGGAAGCTGTATGGTAATGACTTCAGCCAGACCACCATCTCCCGCTTTGAAGCACTCAACCTGAGCTTCAAGAACATGTGTAAGCTGAAACCGCTGCTGGAGAAGTGGCTCAACGACGCAG AGAATGTGAGCTCAGAgtccagccccagcctcagtcccCTGGGCTCTGGTCACGGGTCACCCAGCCTGGCGTCTGACCTCAATAGCCGGCGCCGCAAGAAGAGGACCAGCATCGACACCAACATCCGTGTGGCCCTGGAGAAGAGCTTCCTCCAG CAAAACCAGAAGCCGTCGTCAGACGAGATCTCCCTGATAGCAGACCAGCTgaacatggagaaggaggtgatCCGGGTGTGGTTCTGTAACCGCCGgcagaaggagaagaggatcaACCCTCCCAGCAGCTCAGCTTTCCAGAAGTCCATCTTCTCGTCCCCTACTACTGCCAGCCTGGTGAACACTGTACCCCAGACCACTGTGACTGTCACCCCCTCTCTGCCTGTCACCAGCTTCAGCCTCACAG ACAGGACCCTGGTGCCAGCCACCGGCAACACAGCATCCGTCATCTCCAGCACCCCTACAGTCCCCTCTATGTCcctcacaccctcctcctccGTGACAACCATGTCACAGCCAGCCGTTACCATGACGCAGGCGGGGCAAATGCTCTACAGCAACGGCGGGGGTCTGGCTGCAATGGCGGCTGCAGCGGCGGGAATCAGCCCGGGTCTCATGCCCTCGTCGCAGTTCAACACAGG GGGGGCCTTACTGAACCTAACTACTGCAGGTTTTGGAGGAGCACTAGCCACCATCCAAGGTGTGTTGAGTG CTCTGGCCTCCAGCGGGTCCTTccccatcaccaccctggacgggaATGGGAACCTGCTATTTGCCAACACCAGCATGTCTGGCTCCGCCCCTAGCATGGTGAACACGCCACTCTTCCTGAACCCCCAGAGCCTGTCCTTATTGGGTAGTAACCCTGTCAGCTTTATCCCTGCCAGTGCCCTCAGCCTGCAACTCACCGCTGGCACCAACACCATCACCACGGCAACTACACCAGTCAACACCATCGTCAGAGCCTCTAAGGCCCAATGA
- the LOC110495512 gene encoding POU domain, class 2, transcription factor 1 isoform X5 encodes MADGGVMSQYESSGPDAIINLSVSSKSTMENGDMVKGVLTNGRDSQKQTVMSLTNAQSQALLQQLTLSPAQQQLFLQQAQAQLLAAAVQQHSASQAQNSSTTGAAISASAATPITTQLPLSQPIHITPLQQQGLQQFVLVQPGHSMATQLQPQFFISQTPQGQPNLLQAQNLLTQLPQSQANLLQTPTITIAPQPAAPTRTVTATPGQLLIHSQTPPPKGLGTPTLEDANDLEELEIFSKAFKQRRIRLGFTQGDVGLAMGKLYGNDFSQTTISRFEALNLSFKNMCKLKPLLEKWLNDAENVSSESSPSLSPLGSGHGSPSLASDLNSRRRKKRTSIDTNIRVALEKSFLQQNQKPSSDEISLIADQLNMEKEVIRVWFCNRRQKEKRINPPSSSAFQKSIFSSPTTASLVNTVPQTTVTVTPSLPVTSFSLTDRTLVPATGNTASVISSTPTVPSMSLTPSSSVTTMSQPAVTMTQAGQMLYSNGGGLAAMAAAAAGISPGLMPSSQFNTGGALLNLTTAGFGGALATIQALASSGSFPITTLDGNGNLLFANTSMSGSAPSMVNTPLFLNPQSLSLLGSNPVSFIPASALSLQLTAGTNTITTATTPVNTIVRASKAQ; translated from the exons ATGGCTGACGGAGGAGTAATGAGCCAATATGAAAGTTCAGGACCAG ACGCGATAATCAACCTGTCAGTGTCCAGTAAAAGCACCATGGAGAACGGGGACATGGTCAAAG GCGTGCTGACCAATGGCCGGGACTCTCAGAAGCAGACGGTCATGTCCCTCACCAACGCACAGTCACAGGCTCTGCtgcaacag tTGACCTTGTCTCCAGCGCAGCAGCAGCTGTTTCTCCAGCAGGCTCAGGCCCAGCTCCTTGCAGCAGCCGTTCAGCAGCACTCCGCCAGCCAGGCCCAGAACAGCAGCACCACGGGGGCCGCCATCTCTGCCTCCGCAGCCACCCCCAtcaccacccaactaccactGTCCCAGCCTATACACATCACTCCT ctccagcAGCAGGGCCTGCAGCAGTTTGTGTTGGTCCAGCCAGGTCATTCCATGGCCACCCAGCTACAGCCTCAGTTCTTCATCTCCCAGACTCCACAGGGACAGCCCA ATCTTTTGCAAGCCCAAAATCTTCTCACTCAACTACCTCAGAGCCAAGCCAACCTCCTACAGACTCCAACTATCACAATTGCCCCACAG CCGGCCGCTCCCACGCGGACCGTAACTGCCACCCCTGGCCAGCTCCTCATCCACAGCCAGACCCCGCCCCCTAAGGGTCTGGGCACGCCCACTCTGGAGGATGCCAATGATCTGGAGGAGCTGGAGATTTTCTCCAAGGCCTTCAAACAGAGGAGGATCAGACTGGGCTTTACACAG ggTGACGTGGGGCTGGCCATGGGGAAGCTGTATGGTAATGACTTCAGCCAGACCACCATCTCCCGCTTTGAAGCACTCAACCTGAGCTTCAAGAACATGTGTAAGCTGAAACCGCTGCTGGAGAAGTGGCTCAACGACGCAG AGAATGTGAGCTCAGAgtccagccccagcctcagtcccCTGGGCTCTGGTCACGGGTCACCCAGCCTGGCGTCTGACCTCAATAGCCGGCGCCGCAAGAAGAGGACCAGCATCGACACCAACATCCGTGTGGCCCTGGAGAAGAGCTTCCTCCAG CAAAACCAGAAGCCGTCGTCAGACGAGATCTCCCTGATAGCAGACCAGCTgaacatggagaaggaggtgatCCGGGTGTGGTTCTGTAACCGCCGgcagaaggagaagaggatcaACCCTCCCAGCAGCTCAGCTTTCCAGAAGTCCATCTTCTCGTCCCCTACTACTGCCAGCCTGGTGAACACTGTACCCCAGACCACTGTGACTGTCACCCCCTCTCTGCCTGTCACCAGCTTCAGCCTCACAG ACAGGACCCTGGTGCCAGCCACCGGCAACACAGCATCCGTCATCTCCAGCACCCCTACAGTCCCCTCTATGTCcctcacaccctcctcctccGTGACAACCATGTCACAGCCAGCCGTTACCATGACGCAGGCGGGGCAAATGCTCTACAGCAACGGCGGGGGTCTGGCTGCAATGGCGGCTGCAGCGGCGGGAATCAGCCCGGGTCTCATGCCCTCGTCGCAGTTCAACACAGG GGGGGCCTTACTGAACCTAACTACTGCAGGTTTTGGAGGAGCACTAGCCACCATCCAAG CTCTGGCCTCCAGCGGGTCCTTccccatcaccaccctggacgggaATGGGAACCTGCTATTTGCCAACACCAGCATGTCTGGCTCCGCCCCTAGCATGGTGAACACGCCACTCTTCCTGAACCCCCAGAGCCTGTCCTTATTGGGTAGTAACCCTGTCAGCTTTATCCCTGCCAGTGCCCTCAGCCTGCAACTCACCGCTGGCACCAACACCATCACCACGGCAACTACACCAGTCAACACCATCGTCAGAGCCTCTAAGGCCCAATGA
- the LOC110495512 gene encoding POU domain, class 2, transcription factor 1 isoform X2, whose protein sequence is MADGGVMSQYESSGPDAIINLSVSSKSTMENGDMVKGVLTNGRDSQKQTVMSLTNAQSQALLQQLTLSPAQQQLFLQQAQAQLLAAAVQQHSASQAQNSSTTGAAISASAATPITTQLPLSQPIHITPLQQQGLQQFVLVQPGHSMATQLQPQFFISQTPQGQPSMFQYHNLLQAQNLLTQLPQSQANLLQTPTITIAPQPAAPTRTVTATPGQLLIHSQTPPPKGLGTPTLEDANDLEELEIFSKAFKQRRIRLGFTQGDVGLAMGKLYGNDFSQTTISRFEALNLSFKNMCKLKPLLEKWLNDAENVSSESSPSLSPLGSGHGSPSLASDLNSRRRKKRTSIDTNIRVALEKSFLQQNQKPSSDEISLIADQLNMEKEVIRVWFCNRRQKEKRINPPSSSAFQKSIFSSPTTASLVNTVPQTTVTVTPSLPVTSFSLTDRTLVPATGNTASVISSTPTVPSMSLTPSSSVTTMSQPAVTMTQAGQMLYSNGGGLAAMAAAAAGISPGLMPSSQFNTGGALLNLTTAGFGGALATIQALASSGSFPITTLDGNGNLLFANTSMSGSAPSMVNTPLFLNPQSLSLLGSNPVSFIPASALSLQLTAGTNTITTATTPVNTIVRASKAQ, encoded by the exons ATGGCTGACGGAGGAGTAATGAGCCAATATGAAAGTTCAGGACCAG ACGCGATAATCAACCTGTCAGTGTCCAGTAAAAGCACCATGGAGAACGGGGACATGGTCAAAG GCGTGCTGACCAATGGCCGGGACTCTCAGAAGCAGACGGTCATGTCCCTCACCAACGCACAGTCACAGGCTCTGCtgcaacag tTGACCTTGTCTCCAGCGCAGCAGCAGCTGTTTCTCCAGCAGGCTCAGGCCCAGCTCCTTGCAGCAGCCGTTCAGCAGCACTCCGCCAGCCAGGCCCAGAACAGCAGCACCACGGGGGCCGCCATCTCTGCCTCCGCAGCCACCCCCAtcaccacccaactaccactGTCCCAGCCTATACACATCACTCCT ctccagcAGCAGGGCCTGCAGCAGTTTGTGTTGGTCCAGCCAGGTCATTCCATGGCCACCCAGCTACAGCCTCAGTTCTTCATCTCCCAGACTCCACAGGGACAGCCCAGTATGTTTCAGTATCATA ATCTTTTGCAAGCCCAAAATCTTCTCACTCAACTACCTCAGAGCCAAGCCAACCTCCTACAGACTCCAACTATCACAATTGCCCCACAG CCGGCCGCTCCCACGCGGACCGTAACTGCCACCCCTGGCCAGCTCCTCATCCACAGCCAGACCCCGCCCCCTAAGGGTCTGGGCACGCCCACTCTGGAGGATGCCAATGATCTGGAGGAGCTGGAGATTTTCTCCAAGGCCTTCAAACAGAGGAGGATCAGACTGGGCTTTACACAG ggTGACGTGGGGCTGGCCATGGGGAAGCTGTATGGTAATGACTTCAGCCAGACCACCATCTCCCGCTTTGAAGCACTCAACCTGAGCTTCAAGAACATGTGTAAGCTGAAACCGCTGCTGGAGAAGTGGCTCAACGACGCAG AGAATGTGAGCTCAGAgtccagccccagcctcagtcccCTGGGCTCTGGTCACGGGTCACCCAGCCTGGCGTCTGACCTCAATAGCCGGCGCCGCAAGAAGAGGACCAGCATCGACACCAACATCCGTGTGGCCCTGGAGAAGAGCTTCCTCCAG CAAAACCAGAAGCCGTCGTCAGACGAGATCTCCCTGATAGCAGACCAGCTgaacatggagaaggaggtgatCCGGGTGTGGTTCTGTAACCGCCGgcagaaggagaagaggatcaACCCTCCCAGCAGCTCAGCTTTCCAGAAGTCCATCTTCTCGTCCCCTACTACTGCCAGCCTGGTGAACACTGTACCCCAGACCACTGTGACTGTCACCCCCTCTCTGCCTGTCACCAGCTTCAGCCTCACAG ACAGGACCCTGGTGCCAGCCACCGGCAACACAGCATCCGTCATCTCCAGCACCCCTACAGTCCCCTCTATGTCcctcacaccctcctcctccGTGACAACCATGTCACAGCCAGCCGTTACCATGACGCAGGCGGGGCAAATGCTCTACAGCAACGGCGGGGGTCTGGCTGCAATGGCGGCTGCAGCGGCGGGAATCAGCCCGGGTCTCATGCCCTCGTCGCAGTTCAACACAGG GGGGGCCTTACTGAACCTAACTACTGCAGGTTTTGGAGGAGCACTAGCCACCATCCAAG CTCTGGCCTCCAGCGGGTCCTTccccatcaccaccctggacgggaATGGGAACCTGCTATTTGCCAACACCAGCATGTCTGGCTCCGCCCCTAGCATGGTGAACACGCCACTCTTCCTGAACCCCCAGAGCCTGTCCTTATTGGGTAGTAACCCTGTCAGCTTTATCCCTGCCAGTGCCCTCAGCCTGCAACTCACCGCTGGCACCAACACCATCACCACGGCAACTACACCAGTCAACACCATCGTCAGAGCCTCTAAGGCCCAATGA
- the LOC110495512 gene encoding POU domain, class 2, transcription factor 1 isoform X1 has translation MADGGVMSQYESSGPDAIINLSVSSKSTMENGDMVKGVLTNGRDSQKQTVMSLTNAQSQALLQQLTLSPAQQQLFLQQAQAQLLAAAVQQHSASQAQNSSTTGAAISASAATPITTQLPLSQPIHITPLQQQGLQQFVLVQPGHSMATQLQPQFFISQTPQGQPSMFQYHNLLQAQNLLTQLPQSQANLLQTPTITIAPQPAAPTRTVTATPGQLLIHSQTPPPKGLGTPTLEDANDLEELEIFSKAFKQRRIRLGFTQGDVGLAMGKLYGNDFSQTTISRFEALNLSFKNMCKLKPLLEKWLNDAENVSSESSPSLSPLGSGHGSPSLASDLNSRRRKKRTSIDTNIRVALEKSFLQQNQKPSSDEISLIADQLNMEKEVIRVWFCNRRQKEKRINPPSSSAFQKSIFSSPTTASLVNTVPQTTVTVTPSLPVTSFSLTDRTLVPATGNTASVISSTPTVPSMSLTPSSSVTTMSQPAVTMTQAGQMLYSNGGGLAAMAAAAAGISPGLMPSSQFNTGGALLNLTTAGFGGALATIQGVLSALASSGSFPITTLDGNGNLLFANTSMSGSAPSMVNTPLFLNPQSLSLLGSNPVSFIPASALSLQLTAGTNTITTATTPVNTIVRASKAQ, from the exons ATGGCTGACGGAGGAGTAATGAGCCAATATGAAAGTTCAGGACCAG ACGCGATAATCAACCTGTCAGTGTCCAGTAAAAGCACCATGGAGAACGGGGACATGGTCAAAG GCGTGCTGACCAATGGCCGGGACTCTCAGAAGCAGACGGTCATGTCCCTCACCAACGCACAGTCACAGGCTCTGCtgcaacag tTGACCTTGTCTCCAGCGCAGCAGCAGCTGTTTCTCCAGCAGGCTCAGGCCCAGCTCCTTGCAGCAGCCGTTCAGCAGCACTCCGCCAGCCAGGCCCAGAACAGCAGCACCACGGGGGCCGCCATCTCTGCCTCCGCAGCCACCCCCAtcaccacccaactaccactGTCCCAGCCTATACACATCACTCCT ctccagcAGCAGGGCCTGCAGCAGTTTGTGTTGGTCCAGCCAGGTCATTCCATGGCCACCCAGCTACAGCCTCAGTTCTTCATCTCCCAGACTCCACAGGGACAGCCCAGTATGTTTCAGTATCATA ATCTTTTGCAAGCCCAAAATCTTCTCACTCAACTACCTCAGAGCCAAGCCAACCTCCTACAGACTCCAACTATCACAATTGCCCCACAG CCGGCCGCTCCCACGCGGACCGTAACTGCCACCCCTGGCCAGCTCCTCATCCACAGCCAGACCCCGCCCCCTAAGGGTCTGGGCACGCCCACTCTGGAGGATGCCAATGATCTGGAGGAGCTGGAGATTTTCTCCAAGGCCTTCAAACAGAGGAGGATCAGACTGGGCTTTACACAG ggTGACGTGGGGCTGGCCATGGGGAAGCTGTATGGTAATGACTTCAGCCAGACCACCATCTCCCGCTTTGAAGCACTCAACCTGAGCTTCAAGAACATGTGTAAGCTGAAACCGCTGCTGGAGAAGTGGCTCAACGACGCAG AGAATGTGAGCTCAGAgtccagccccagcctcagtcccCTGGGCTCTGGTCACGGGTCACCCAGCCTGGCGTCTGACCTCAATAGCCGGCGCCGCAAGAAGAGGACCAGCATCGACACCAACATCCGTGTGGCCCTGGAGAAGAGCTTCCTCCAG CAAAACCAGAAGCCGTCGTCAGACGAGATCTCCCTGATAGCAGACCAGCTgaacatggagaaggaggtgatCCGGGTGTGGTTCTGTAACCGCCGgcagaaggagaagaggatcaACCCTCCCAGCAGCTCAGCTTTCCAGAAGTCCATCTTCTCGTCCCCTACTACTGCCAGCCTGGTGAACACTGTACCCCAGACCACTGTGACTGTCACCCCCTCTCTGCCTGTCACCAGCTTCAGCCTCACAG ACAGGACCCTGGTGCCAGCCACCGGCAACACAGCATCCGTCATCTCCAGCACCCCTACAGTCCCCTCTATGTCcctcacaccctcctcctccGTGACAACCATGTCACAGCCAGCCGTTACCATGACGCAGGCGGGGCAAATGCTCTACAGCAACGGCGGGGGTCTGGCTGCAATGGCGGCTGCAGCGGCGGGAATCAGCCCGGGTCTCATGCCCTCGTCGCAGTTCAACACAGG GGGGGCCTTACTGAACCTAACTACTGCAGGTTTTGGAGGAGCACTAGCCACCATCCAAGGTGTGTTGAGTG CTCTGGCCTCCAGCGGGTCCTTccccatcaccaccctggacgggaATGGGAACCTGCTATTTGCCAACACCAGCATGTCTGGCTCCGCCCCTAGCATGGTGAACACGCCACTCTTCCTGAACCCCCAGAGCCTGTCCTTATTGGGTAGTAACCCTGTCAGCTTTATCCCTGCCAGTGCCCTCAGCCTGCAACTCACCGCTGGCACCAACACCATCACCACGGCAACTACACCAGTCAACACCATCGTCAGAGCCTCTAAGGCCCAATGA
- the LOC110495512 gene encoding POU domain, class 2, transcription factor 1 isoform X3, with product MPQTVDSAIADAIINLSVSSKSTMENGDMVKGVLTNGRDSQKQTVMSLTNAQSQALLQQLTLSPAQQQLFLQQAQAQLLAAAVQQHSASQAQNSSTTGAAISASAATPITTQLPLSQPIHITPLQQQGLQQFVLVQPGHSMATQLQPQFFISQTPQGQPSMFQYHNLLQAQNLLTQLPQSQANLLQTPTITIAPQPAAPTRTVTATPGQLLIHSQTPPPKGLGTPTLEDANDLEELEIFSKAFKQRRIRLGFTQGDVGLAMGKLYGNDFSQTTISRFEALNLSFKNMCKLKPLLEKWLNDAENVSSESSPSLSPLGSGHGSPSLASDLNSRRRKKRTSIDTNIRVALEKSFLQQNQKPSSDEISLIADQLNMEKEVIRVWFCNRRQKEKRINPPSSSAFQKSIFSSPTTASLVNTVPQTTVTVTPSLPVTSFSLTDRTLVPATGNTASVISSTPTVPSMSLTPSSSVTTMSQPAVTMTQAGQMLYSNGGGLAAMAAAAAGISPGLMPSSQFNTGGALLNLTTAGFGGALATIQGVLSALASSGSFPITTLDGNGNLLFANTSMSGSAPSMVNTPLFLNPQSLSLLGSNPVSFIPASALSLQLTAGTNTITTATTPVNTIVRASKAQ from the exons ATGCCACAGACTGTGGACTCTGCAATAGCCG ACGCGATAATCAACCTGTCAGTGTCCAGTAAAAGCACCATGGAGAACGGGGACATGGTCAAAG GCGTGCTGACCAATGGCCGGGACTCTCAGAAGCAGACGGTCATGTCCCTCACCAACGCACAGTCACAGGCTCTGCtgcaacag tTGACCTTGTCTCCAGCGCAGCAGCAGCTGTTTCTCCAGCAGGCTCAGGCCCAGCTCCTTGCAGCAGCCGTTCAGCAGCACTCCGCCAGCCAGGCCCAGAACAGCAGCACCACGGGGGCCGCCATCTCTGCCTCCGCAGCCACCCCCAtcaccacccaactaccactGTCCCAGCCTATACACATCACTCCT ctccagcAGCAGGGCCTGCAGCAGTTTGTGTTGGTCCAGCCAGGTCATTCCATGGCCACCCAGCTACAGCCTCAGTTCTTCATCTCCCAGACTCCACAGGGACAGCCCAGTATGTTTCAGTATCATA ATCTTTTGCAAGCCCAAAATCTTCTCACTCAACTACCTCAGAGCCAAGCCAACCTCCTACAGACTCCAACTATCACAATTGCCCCACAG CCGGCCGCTCCCACGCGGACCGTAACTGCCACCCCTGGCCAGCTCCTCATCCACAGCCAGACCCCGCCCCCTAAGGGTCTGGGCACGCCCACTCTGGAGGATGCCAATGATCTGGAGGAGCTGGAGATTTTCTCCAAGGCCTTCAAACAGAGGAGGATCAGACTGGGCTTTACACAG ggTGACGTGGGGCTGGCCATGGGGAAGCTGTATGGTAATGACTTCAGCCAGACCACCATCTCCCGCTTTGAAGCACTCAACCTGAGCTTCAAGAACATGTGTAAGCTGAAACCGCTGCTGGAGAAGTGGCTCAACGACGCAG AGAATGTGAGCTCAGAgtccagccccagcctcagtcccCTGGGCTCTGGTCACGGGTCACCCAGCCTGGCGTCTGACCTCAATAGCCGGCGCCGCAAGAAGAGGACCAGCATCGACACCAACATCCGTGTGGCCCTGGAGAAGAGCTTCCTCCAG CAAAACCAGAAGCCGTCGTCAGACGAGATCTCCCTGATAGCAGACCAGCTgaacatggagaaggaggtgatCCGGGTGTGGTTCTGTAACCGCCGgcagaaggagaagaggatcaACCCTCCCAGCAGCTCAGCTTTCCAGAAGTCCATCTTCTCGTCCCCTACTACTGCCAGCCTGGTGAACACTGTACCCCAGACCACTGTGACTGTCACCCCCTCTCTGCCTGTCACCAGCTTCAGCCTCACAG ACAGGACCCTGGTGCCAGCCACCGGCAACACAGCATCCGTCATCTCCAGCACCCCTACAGTCCCCTCTATGTCcctcacaccctcctcctccGTGACAACCATGTCACAGCCAGCCGTTACCATGACGCAGGCGGGGCAAATGCTCTACAGCAACGGCGGGGGTCTGGCTGCAATGGCGGCTGCAGCGGCGGGAATCAGCCCGGGTCTCATGCCCTCGTCGCAGTTCAACACAGG GGGGGCCTTACTGAACCTAACTACTGCAGGTTTTGGAGGAGCACTAGCCACCATCCAAGGTGTGTTGAGTG CTCTGGCCTCCAGCGGGTCCTTccccatcaccaccctggacgggaATGGGAACCTGCTATTTGCCAACACCAGCATGTCTGGCTCCGCCCCTAGCATGGTGAACACGCCACTCTTCCTGAACCCCCAGAGCCTGTCCTTATTGGGTAGTAACCCTGTCAGCTTTATCCCTGCCAGTGCCCTCAGCCTGCAACTCACCGCTGGCACCAACACCATCACCACGGCAACTACACCAGTCAACACCATCGTCAGAGCCTCTAAGGCCCAATGA